AACATTAACTATGGTTATAAGTTTTGTTGAATCTTATTTTATGCACGTATGCAAGTTaggaaaaactaataaaaatagcTTATAAAATGTCCAGTATAGCATAACTAAGACatatatgaaaacaaattaacaTATCTGTAAATAGTCCAATAATTTTACACTATCACTGGATATATCCTTTTAGTCTCTCACGTTCATAAACCATAAAAACTAGCACAAAATGAAAAGTGTATGTAACTGAACTATTAAAAGAATTGGATATataaagaactaaaataaataatttctaggggaattaaaaataaaagattatacaCTTCATTACAGTTTATACTGCAAATACTCAATTATTTAACATGTACAAGAACTACTTAGTTTAGATACCTAGTGAGGAGCTTAGTTGAAAATCGAAGATTCCCATGAAACTCAACAATACTGTAAAAAAgctcatttttttaatctaaaaccTCGAGCTTCAATTCCTACATAATAATTATTCATCAGAACCACATAAGCGACAATACATGTGCTATTGCAAATGACATGTAGTTCAACACCATCAAGNNNNNNNNNNNNNNNNNNNNNNNNNNNNNNNNNNNNNNNNNNNNNNNNNNNNNNNNNNNNNNNNNNNNNNNNNNNNNNNNNNNNNNNNNNNNNNNNNNNNNNNNNNNNNNNNNNNNNNNNNNNNNNNNNNNNNNNNNNNNNNNNNNNNNNNNNNNNNNNNNNNNNNNNNNNNNNNNNNNNNNNNNNNNNNNNNNNNNNNNNNNNNNNNNNNNNNNNNNNNNNNNNNNNNNNNNNNNNNNNNNNNNNNNNNNNNNNNNNNNNNNNNNNNNNNNNNNNNNNNNNNNNNNNNNNNNNNNNNNNNNNNNNNNNNNNNNNNNNNNNNNNNNNNNNNNNNNNNNNNNNNNNNNNNNNNNNNNNNNNNNNNNNNNNNNNNNNNNNNNNNNNNNNNNNNNNNNNNNNNNNNNNNNNNNNNNNNNNNNNNNNNNNNNNNNNNNNNNNNNNNNNNNNNNNNNNNNNNNNNNNNNNNNNNNNNNNNNNNNNNNNNNNNNNNNNNNNNNNNNNNNNNNNNNNNNNNNNNNNNNNNNNNNNNNNNNNNNNNNNNNNNNNNNNNNNNNNNNNNNAGTTGTGGAGATCAGAGAGATACAAAAATGCAAAGATACATGCATGTATCTTCATTCCCTCAATAAACAATTCATTCCAAACATTTAATATCACCAAGTGGCACCTCCTTCAAGTAATGATCGCTATCTTAGATGTAGGGCATTGTTCATAGaaaaaaactcaacaaaattataatattttttaaataaagagatAAACAACAgtattatttatcaatattacTGTTTTACTGAACATAATGAATTTAAGTAACTAGGTTAACATGTTTGAATTAatgaatcaaatatatataaccaaattaAACGAGAAAAATAGCAGCATTGATAATCAATATAGtccatgttaatttccattgaaaagattaaaaaaaaaacagtagcACAAGCTAACcaaaatttgtataatataGCAATCGAGTTCATACTTAGAAGCTAGAGATTCAGACCATTTCCTCAAGCAATAAACGCTCCTTTAGGGAATCTAGCTTTTCCTGGTTCTTTGCTCGAACATTTGGCAAAACCTTCTCTTCATAACCTGGAGCATTCATAATCTTCTCTAGTCTTTCTATTTGCCTGCATAGAAAGAAACACCAGTCTTTTAATTGAAAACCGttaagaaaaagggaaaaaaaagctaagtttttaacaaaataaagtcaTGTGTATATTGTTCAAGTGTTAAGgaaatattattcattatgAAATCCCTTCTAATAATTTCCTTCATCATATACTCTGGTCACCTTTTACCCCTTTTCATTCATAACTCAAGTGTTAAAATgcagtttaaaaaataatagaatataaaacATACTTCCTCAGCTCTTCTATCTTCTTGATCTTCCCTTGTTCTGCCTCTGTAGAATTAGTTCCTTGTAATTCTAAATAAACAGAAATGCTCTCATTCACAACAGCATCATCATATCCATATGGAACAACATCAGTTTCAGAGATTACCTGTGAATCATATAATCAAtcattaaaagtgaaaaaaatagagaagcaAAATACAGGGGGAATACATGAGAAGAAAACACAAAAGCAAAATGTGACACTTATTGTCAACGAGGATAGATTAGCTAATGTTACAATCTCCAGTTGGTGGCTATTAATAATCGTAGTAACCACCTGTGTTCGGCAGAGAACAAAAGCCGGTCACCTTGGAACATTTGCATCatttacaaaaatcaattaactAGATTTTTTGGATATATGGTAATTAATCCTAATTTTACTCACTAAAAATAAgttagattaaaattattttttactagattacaaaataataaataactaattaagtgggataattttattaaattacctCTTACGGTTTTCAGTAAAAATGAtggataaagaaataaaattttagaagaaataaaCGAAATAAAACAGAGTGAAAGTTTTACTTTGTTAATTTGAGAAAAagtagtataaaaataaaggaaaacattattttaacaaataataaattaattaataccgAGTAATCATACCATTAGAAATTACTCCTATATTAGTTAATTGATTTTTAGTTAATTGGAACAAAACCTCGATTGTTCTCCACATCCATTGGCACTGCAGGACTGTTGCTTGCTCTAGGGATCGTCTGTAATATGACAAAATAGTATTATAAGCATGGGCGCACTCAAACCCCTATACACGTAAGGTAAATATACTTACAGACATGCGAGGTTTGGCCCTATTCTTTTGTGTTTGCTGGTACTTTAAAATAGTCCAATCAAATACATAATCAAAATCATAACCTGCGCATACCAATAAGGATAAGTTACATAAAGGTAGATAGGAAAACAAAGACAAATTATTGGACATGAATGGTGTTGCTTAGTACTTCACACTAAGTATGTGTGTATAACATAAGATTGCAAAGTTACAAATGGCATNTATATtgacttttttcctttttattttaagaaactCACTTCCTTTCAAAGGACATGTTGAATCTCAATTACtagttatattaatatcttCCATGCCTAAAGATGTTAT
The sequence above is drawn from the Vigna radiata var. radiata cultivar VC1973A chromosome 3, Vradiata_ver6, whole genome shotgun sequence genome and encodes:
- the LOC106756845 gene encoding valine--tRNA ligase, mitochondrial 1-like, producing MSTIPRASNSPAVPMDVENNRELQGTNSTEAEQGKIKKIEELRKQIERLEKIMNAPGYEEKVLPNVRAKNQEKLDSLKERLLLEEMV